Proteins from a single region of Balaenoptera acutorostrata chromosome 16, mBalAcu1.1, whole genome shotgun sequence:
- the EMX2 gene encoding homeobox protein EMX2 isoform X2, protein MFQPAPKRCFTIESLVAKDSPLPASRSEDPIRPAALSYANSSPINPFLNGFHSAAAAAAAGRGVYSNPDLVFAEAVSHPPNPAVPVHPVPPPHALAAHPLPSSHSPHPLFASQQRDPSTFYPWLIHRYRYLGHRFQGKSMVSEPKDEVQKAEAGGGRLRFSTKEKRDAPY, encoded by the exons ATGTTCCAGCCGGCGCCCAAGCGCTGCTTCACCATCGAGTCGCTGGTGGCCAAGGACAGTCCCCTGCCCGCCTCGCGCTCTGAGGACCCCATCCGTCCCGCGGCGCTCAGCTACGCCAACTCCAGCCCCATAAACCCGTTCCTCAACGGCTTCCactcggccgccgccgccgccgccgccggcagGGGCGTCTACTCCAACCCGGACTTGGTGTTCGCCGAGGCGGTCTCGCACCCGCCCAACCCGGCCGTGCCCGTGCACCCGGTGCCGCCGCCGCACGCCCTGGccgcccaccccctgccctcctcGCACTCGCCACACCCCCTCTTCGCCTCGCAGCAGCGGGACCCGTCCACCTTCTACCCCTGGCTCATCCATCGCTACCGATATCTGGGCCACCGCTTCCAAG GTAAAAGTATGGTTTCAGAACCGAAGGACGAAGTTCAAAAGGCAGAAGCTGGAGGAGGAAGGCTCAGAttctcaacaaaagaaaaaagggacgCACCATATTAA
- the EMX2 gene encoding homeobox protein EMX2 isoform X1 — translation MFQPAPKRCFTIESLVAKDSPLPASRSEDPIRPAALSYANSSPINPFLNGFHSAAAAAAAGRGVYSNPDLVFAEAVSHPPNPAVPVHPVPPPHALAAHPLPSSHSPHPLFASQQRDPSTFYPWLIHRYRYLGHRFQGNDTSPESFLLHNALARKPKRIRTAFSPSQLLRLEHAFEKNHYVVGAERKQLAHSLSLTETQVKVWFQNRRTKFKRQKLEEEGSDSQQKKKGTHHINRWRIATKQASPEEIDVTSDD, via the exons ATGTTCCAGCCGGCGCCCAAGCGCTGCTTCACCATCGAGTCGCTGGTGGCCAAGGACAGTCCCCTGCCCGCCTCGCGCTCTGAGGACCCCATCCGTCCCGCGGCGCTCAGCTACGCCAACTCCAGCCCCATAAACCCGTTCCTCAACGGCTTCCactcggccgccgccgccgccgccgccggcagGGGCGTCTACTCCAACCCGGACTTGGTGTTCGCCGAGGCGGTCTCGCACCCGCCCAACCCGGCCGTGCCCGTGCACCCGGTGCCGCCGCCGCACGCCCTGGccgcccaccccctgccctcctcGCACTCGCCACACCCCCTCTTCGCCTCGCAGCAGCGGGACCCGTCCACCTTCTACCCCTGGCTCATCCATCGCTACCGATATCTGGGCCACCGCTTCCAAG GGAACGACACAAGTCCGGAGAGCTTCCTTTTGCACAACGCGCTGGCCCGAAAGCCGAAGCGGATCCGAACCGCCTTTTCCCCGTCCCAGCTTCTGAGGCTGGAACACGCCTTCGAGAAGAACCACTACGTGGTGGGCGCAGAGAGGAAACAGCTGGCGCACAGCCTCAGCCTCACGGAAACTCAG GTAAAAGTATGGTTTCAGAACCGAAGGACGAAGTTCAAAAGGCAGAAGCTGGAGGAGGAAGGCTCAGAttctcaacaaaagaaaaaagggacgCACCATATTAACCGGTGGAGAATCGCCACAAAGCAGGCGAGTCCCGAGGAAATAGATGTGACCTCAGAcgattaa